A window from Chryseobacterium vaccae encodes these proteins:
- a CDS encoding DUF6602 domain-containing protein: protein MSKVDLKQLFNGLQQQMSAQLNTNREFIDHPGSKGDALENAWIDWLRKYLPNRYCVDKAIVIDHQGNTSQQMDIVIYDNWFTPFIFTQNGFHYIPAEGVYAVFEVKPDIQGNVGERTYIEYAGEKIESVRVLKREAASFINGGTKFTPRPLTKIVGGILCSTNGFTHKNNDTIEKHIKALDNLQSIDLGCIADYGSFYIDYNPNAEITIVGQDAYLEFYANRKFNKMKFSDASHSFVTFFMQLTRYLQQAIGTIPAINLNAYLKNIGEEVDEQI, encoded by the coding sequence ATGAGTAAAGTAGATTTAAAACAATTATTCAATGGGTTACAGCAACAGATGTCTGCCCAACTAAATACAAACAGAGAGTTTATTGACCATCCAGGTTCTAAAGGAGATGCTTTAGAAAATGCTTGGATAGATTGGTTGCGAAAATATTTGCCCAACAGATATTGTGTTGACAAAGCAATAGTAATAGACCACCAAGGCAATACGAGCCAACAAATGGATATTGTTATTTACGATAATTGGTTTACTCCGTTTATTTTTACTCAAAACGGATTTCATTATATTCCGGCAGAAGGAGTATATGCAGTTTTTGAAGTTAAACCTGATATACAAGGTAATGTGGGAGAAAGAACCTACATCGAATATGCGGGAGAAAAAATAGAAAGTGTAAGAGTACTAAAAAGAGAAGCTGCAAGCTTCATCAATGGTGGTACAAAATTCACTCCTCGCCCTTTAACAAAAATTGTTGGGGGGATTCTTTGTAGCACTAATGGTTTTACCCATAAGAATAATGATACCATTGAAAAGCACATCAAAGCATTAGATAATCTACAGAGTATTGATTTAGGTTGCATTGCTGATTATGGCAGCTTTTATATAGATTATAATCCAAATGCAGAAATTACAATAGTTGGTCAAGATGCATATTTAGAGTTTTATGCAAATCGAAAATTTAATAAAATGAAATTTAGCGATGCAAGTCATTCATTTGTTACTTTTTTTATGCAATTAACACGCTATTTACAGCAAGCTATAGGCACCATTCCTGCAATAAATTTGAATGCTTATTTGAAAAACATTGGTGAAGAAGTTGATGAACAGATATAG
- a CDS encoding GmrSD restriction endonuclease domain-containing protein, with amino-acid sequence MSTNLTPLSIRQLLNQDSYYSIPIYQRNYAWGEKEITQLIQDIADYAEKNPNKDYYIGTLVVYERKDESKGLIYETIDGQQRLTTLTILLSTLKNNQEKLNISSDISWFKLNLMFDSRITSTKTLQNVYEGKNSVKQNFNYEIKFAYEDCLKILTRIVPSEKTQQFCDYLFERVLILRVPVPADTDLNHYFEIMNSRGEQLEKHEVLKAKLLEIISQNKTETKIFGQVWEACSNMEKYVQYGFNVAERNQIFGNNDWNKFEVQSFDDLISKLNNVDNENNSDNHNLSAFDIIKGKKSFQNKNEQDSDNPDRFNSVINFPNFLLHVLRIQQKSDIPLDDKRLLDIFDDTLLNETNKATFVKTFVFNLLKCKFLFDNYVIKREFLNGTDNWSLKRLKWYNGNKVSYVNSFGVEEQNEDANNKIILMLLAMFHVSTPTLVYKHWLNATLKFAFENNELTTENYTTYLRTLAKSFLYDRYLANSPKEYFEIIYSNSGETQNTENDIDLNKLDQGTTVENFVFNYLDFLLWEEQPDENFKFTFRSSVEHYYPQRPLEGLDIIEQRDVDNFGNLCLISNKTNSRLWNLPPEGKRTFFLTTKSYESLKQKIMLRQQKWTLTEIEIHGKEMKDKILGKIK; translated from the coding sequence ATGTCAACTAATTTAACACCTTTAAGCATCAGACAGCTTTTAAATCAAGACAGCTATTATAGTATTCCAATTTATCAAAGAAATTATGCTTGGGGGGAAAAAGAAATTACACAACTCATTCAAGATATTGCAGATTATGCTGAAAAAAATCCCAATAAAGATTACTACATAGGGACATTAGTTGTTTATGAAAGAAAAGACGAAAGCAAAGGTTTAATCTATGAAACTATTGACGGCCAACAACGATTAACAACATTGACTATACTTTTATCAACTTTAAAAAACAATCAGGAAAAACTAAATATTTCAAGTGATATTTCTTGGTTTAAGTTAAATTTGATGTTTGACAGTCGAATAACATCTACTAAAACATTGCAAAATGTTTACGAAGGAAAAAATTCTGTTAAGCAAAATTTTAATTATGAAATAAAATTTGCCTACGAAGATTGCCTTAAGATTTTAACCAGAATTGTCCCGAGTGAAAAGACTCAACAATTTTGCGATTATTTATTTGAAAGGGTTTTGATACTCCGTGTCCCTGTTCCTGCTGACACTGACTTGAATCATTATTTTGAAATAATGAATAGTAGAGGTGAACAACTTGAAAAGCATGAAGTGCTAAAAGCAAAGCTGTTAGAAATTATTTCCCAAAACAAAACTGAAACGAAAATATTTGGTCAGGTTTGGGAAGCGTGTTCTAACATGGAAAAATATGTTCAATATGGTTTTAATGTTGCTGAAAGAAATCAAATTTTTGGAAATAATGATTGGAACAAATTTGAAGTACAATCTTTTGATGATTTAATTTCCAAACTCAATAATGTTGATAATGAAAATAATTCAGACAATCACAATCTATCAGCTTTTGATATTATAAAAGGTAAAAAATCATTCCAAAATAAAAATGAACAGGACAGCGATAATCCTGATAGATTTAATTCTGTAATCAATTTTCCAAACTTTTTATTACACGTTTTAAGAATTCAGCAGAAATCCGATATTCCGCTTGATGATAAACGTCTTTTAGATATATTTGATGATACGTTACTAAACGAAACGAATAAAGCGACTTTTGTAAAAACATTTGTCTTTAATCTACTTAAATGTAAATTTTTATTTGATAATTATGTTATCAAAAGAGAGTTTTTAAATGGGACAGATAATTGGAGTTTAAAAAGATTAAAATGGTATAATGGAAATAAAGTAAGTTATGTGAATTCTTTTGGCGTTGAAGAACAAAATGAAGACGCTAATAATAAGATAATTTTAATGCTTTTAGCTATGTTTCATGTTTCAACACCTACTCTTGTCTATAAGCATTGGTTAAATGCAACATTAAAATTTGCATTTGAAAACAATGAATTAACAACTGAAAACTACACAACATATCTAAGAACTCTAGCTAAATCGTTTTTATATGACCGTTATTTAGCCAATTCCCCTAAGGAGTATTTTGAAATAATATATTCGAATTCTGGTGAAACTCAAAACACTGAAAATGATATTGATTTAAACAAACTTGACCAAGGTACAACCGTTGAAAACTTTGTGTTCAACTATCTCGACTTTTTACTTTGGGAAGAGCAACCTGATGAAAATTTCAAATTTACTTTCAGAAGCTCTGTTGAGCATTATTATCCTCAAAGACCTTTGGAAGGGCTTGATATAATAGAGCAAAGGGATGTAGATAATTTTGGGAATTTATGTTTAATAAGTAATAAAACAAATTCACGACTTTGGAATTTACCCCCAGAAGGGAAAAGAACATTCTTTCTAACTACAAAATCATACGAAAGTTTGAAACAAAAAATCATGCTTCGCCAGCAAAAATGGACTTTGACAGAGATTGAGATACATGGAAAAGAAATGAAAGATAAAATACTTGGAAAAATAAAGTGA
- a CDS encoding DUF262 domain-containing protein — translation MKKLQPHIITVKDLITNNSLDIPEYQRPYKWTLKNVNQLIDDIITHKKKSSYRLGTLVIHKENNISNIVDGQQRTISLSLIAYAIYEKFKNEIQNDKQLKSIDFEKLKILSIKFQNDITLFNIQNNYREISRRIRQFDIYSIRFFFEKCELVQIELDDISEAFQFFDSQNSRGKDLEPHDLLKAFHLREMQNISTTEKLNVVKAWEEMDSRKLADLFENYLFRIRNWSKGYSARYFTKEEVDVFKGISLENKTDFPYNRLYRIGHFFTEEYNKNYQRNIDLSKADFPFQLDQVIINGKRFFEMIIYYNNIISNTDKLDTEKFQNFKTINEILTTYEGRYRTGDGYVRTLFDCALIYYIDKFGINDIELVINKIFVWAYSVRMKLQAVQIASIDNHALEDNLFKAIRESLEPKNIMNYSVKPIEKNDSTKTEIIFKHFEKLKYVN, via the coding sequence TTGAAAAAATTACAACCTCATATCATAACTGTTAAAGACTTGATTACAAATAACAGTTTAGATATTCCAGAATATCAAAGACCTTACAAATGGACTTTAAAGAATGTCAATCAACTAATTGATGATATTATTACTCATAAAAAGAAATCTTCCTATCGTTTAGGAACATTGGTCATTCATAAGGAAAATAACATTTCAAATATTGTAGATGGTCAGCAACGGACGATAAGCTTAAGTTTGATAGCTTATGCTATTTATGAAAAATTTAAGAATGAAATTCAAAATGATAAACAACTAAAATCTATTGATTTTGAAAAATTAAAAATTCTAAGTATTAAATTTCAAAACGACATAACTCTTTTCAATATTCAAAATAATTACAGAGAAATATCAAGAAGGATAAGGCAATTCGATATTTATTCAATCAGATTTTTTTTTGAAAAGTGTGAATTGGTTCAAATCGAGTTAGATGATATTTCGGAAGCATTTCAATTTTTTGATTCTCAAAACTCAAGAGGAAAAGATTTAGAACCACACGATTTGTTAAAAGCATTTCATTTAAGAGAAATGCAGAACATTTCTACAACCGAAAAGCTAAATGTTGTCAAAGCTTGGGAAGAAATGGATTCAAGAAAACTTGCGGATTTATTTGAAAACTATTTATTTAGAATTAGAAATTGGTCAAAAGGATATTCTGCAAGGTATTTCACTAAAGAAGAGGTTGATGTTTTTAAAGGGATCTCCCTTGAAAACAAAACGGATTTTCCATACAATCGATTATATCGCATTGGGCATTTTTTTACTGAAGAATACAATAAAAATTACCAAAGAAATATTGATTTAAGTAAAGCGGATTTTCCCTTTCAATTGGATCAAGTTATAATTAATGGAAAACGTTTTTTTGAAATGATTATTTATTACAATAATATCATTTCAAATACCGATAAATTGGACACAGAAAAATTTCAAAATTTTAAAACAATAAATGAAATTTTAACAACATATGAAGGAAGATATAGAACTGGAGATGGTTATGTACGCACATTATTTGACTGTGCTTTAATTTATTACATTGATAAATTTGGAATTAATGATATTGAATTAGTAATTAATAAAATTTTTGTTTGGGCTTATTCAGTCAGAATGAAATTACAGGCTGTTCAAATTGCTTCAATTGATAACCACGCATTAGAAGATAATCTTTTCAAAGCAATTAGAGAATCACTGGAACCTAAAAACATTATGAACTACAGTGTTAAACCGATTGAGAAAAACGATTCGACCAAAACAGAAATAATTTTTAAACATTTTGAGAAATTAAAATATGTCAACTAA
- a CDS encoding HNH endonuclease: protein MYIDQTTIINYGILASISWNSNKWEDDPSIEDLKRSKYDYVKDNAHMHESLNFGHDKFPTEEDGYYIGYTPMFNRAPDIKNSRNVQVVFFTSSDYKNSNRKTIIGFYGFPLFGEWFKRTPENKLYKKYDSGNIKAFPENIIFFQNPIVINNEIVQSNNLLPKGKKISQQGFNYLNSDNVYNLIKLALSLNAKNKKLKFFVEKFPLLEKLAKEEFDLEDFISIVGIITADTLKEIEKLEKKMKGQQPEIKQRISNYIERGAISNKVKKLNNYKCSICEALGNPTNSFIKANGDTYIETHHVEPVSTIKTGVLSVTNLMTVCANHHRQLHYGKAQLTENTEKHFKFIIDEKKIFISKVKIE, encoded by the coding sequence ATGTATATTGATCAAACGACAATTATAAATTACGGAATACTTGCATCTATTTCGTGGAATAGTAATAAGTGGGAAGACGATCCATCCATTGAGGATTTAAAGAGATCCAAGTATGATTATGTAAAAGACAATGCTCATATGCACGAAAGTTTAAATTTCGGACACGACAAGTTTCCAACGGAAGAGGATGGTTATTATATTGGTTATACACCAATGTTCAATAGAGCACCCGACATCAAAAATTCAAGAAATGTGCAAGTAGTATTTTTTACTAGCAGTGATTATAAAAATAGTAATCGTAAAACAATCATTGGTTTTTATGGGTTTCCACTTTTTGGAGAGTGGTTTAAAAGAACACCAGAAAATAAACTTTATAAAAAATATGACAGTGGAAATATCAAAGCATTTCCTGAAAATATAATCTTTTTCCAAAATCCTATCGTAATTAATAATGAGATTGTTCAAAGCAATAATCTTTTACCAAAAGGAAAAAAAATATCTCAACAAGGATTTAATTATCTTAATTCTGACAATGTTTATAACCTAATTAAACTTGCTCTATCATTGAATGCAAAAAACAAGAAACTAAAATTTTTTGTTGAAAAATTTCCGCTTCTTGAGAAATTGGCAAAAGAAGAATTTGATTTGGAAGATTTCATTAGCATTGTAGGAATTATAACTGCTGACACACTTAAAGAAATTGAAAAGCTCGAAAAAAAGATGAAAGGTCAACAACCAGAAATTAAACAACGAATTTCAAATTATATTGAACGGGGAGCAATTTCTAACAAAGTAAAAAAGTTAAACAATTATAAATGCTCAATTTGTGAAGCATTAGGAAATCCTACAAATTCATTTATAAAAGCAAATGGAGATACTTATATAGAAACCCATCACGTTGAACCTGTTTCAACAATAAAAACAGGCGTTCTAAGTGTAACAAACTTAATGACTGTTTGTGCCAATCACCACAGGCAACTGCATTATGGTAAAGCTCAATTAACTGAAAATACTGAAAAACATTTCAAATTTATTATAGACGAAAAAAAAATATTTATTAGTAAAGTTAAAATCGAGTAA
- a CDS encoding SNF2-related protein, producing MILKYLNDNSRFSFYFLNESGSKVYVSEWEKLQAEFLSQLAILTELHDNGLADYTENSCDIETIDIVRLSELDKQILDLPKIYPYEIFVESDGTLTHNSFKFKYGFYDFAPNGTRLKTTRNGAVIKVEENEYLLSENQYQICKAIDEFNQSADSDKGNMTNLKKLSEIKSFSKDSSLTLEHFLNNQELFIPEKIKLDIDFNNGFLEILPSIEIKNTIGFTNMFDKFPMVHNVYPVLGDNGETTRVVISENQKTELQKVKAKRKISDRNDIQEIIEHPELFFNDEEVDFTVFYSDRVKEIGIYSPKFYPFASPYKSQWIPGIIIKDKVLGEKRIYFKSQEKLSDFIEQKENAVKKNKQTVQWEDAEIPIEDAEKFIKTAKKQFENPNKPVKQEKKTDHEVLIIKENAELTEFSNGNELPENLKHKFYSISNLENGITLKEHQKEGISWLQSLFKENFAGGLLADDMGLGKTLQLLYFLEWHCQYCNDNKPYLIVAPVSLLENWENEYQKFFSSQNLSLCRLYGSVSLTKENNPAKNQQDAKRLQFKQIILTNYETLRSYQISLGLVDFAVIALDEAQKIKTPGTQITNASKALKADFKIAMTGTPVENTLVDIWCLMDFAVPGLLGNAKDFAKEYQKPLSDENTDIILLTEQLRSNIGVFIKRRLKSDVAKDLPTKHDNEKSRFKKIMPSIQLNRYKQEIEMANNSELEGVEKRNQKLKSLWAIRDISDHPFLLESQILNFTSDELIASSSKLQTTIGILADIQSKAEKVIMFADRRETQKMLQKIVYDIFGIFASIINGDTPTTKQLEGKSKLSRQQTIDRFQTEDGFNIIIMSPIAAGVGLNVTKANHIIHYTRHWNPAKEEQATDRAYRIGQQKEVFVYYPMAIFPEDMKDEHGNRIKSFDEILDTLLNNKKALASNTLFPTEQAELTPDELFGNIFGTKTESKPKVQTITDIDRLNPNLFEATIAALYNKQGFEVYLTPYSNDKGVDVVVLKNGENYLIQVKQTKSLVGNEAIQEIYTAKNYYQTQFKNQFKLLIITNNEYSTSAKILAKSNDVVLINRTDLEKIINTFPITLQEITKLETQRMLRI from the coding sequence ATGATTTTAAAATATTTAAATGACAATAGTAGATTCTCATTTTATTTCCTAAACGAATCGGGAAGCAAAGTTTATGTTTCAGAATGGGAAAAATTACAAGCAGAATTTTTATCACAACTTGCAATTCTTACGGAATTACACGATAATGGTTTAGCTGATTATACAGAAAATTCTTGTGACATTGAAACTATAGATATTGTTAGGCTAAGCGAACTAGATAAGCAAATATTGGATTTGCCAAAAATCTATCCGTATGAGATTTTTGTAGAATCAGACGGAACCTTAACTCACAATTCTTTTAAATTCAAATATGGATTTTATGATTTTGCACCCAATGGAACAAGACTAAAAACGACCCGAAACGGAGCAGTAATAAAAGTTGAAGAAAACGAATATTTACTATCTGAAAACCAATATCAAATCTGCAAAGCAATTGACGAGTTCAATCAATCAGCAGATTCTGATAAAGGAAATATGACAAACCTTAAAAAGCTCTCAGAGATTAAATCATTTTCAAAAGATAGCAGTTTAACATTGGAGCATTTTTTAAATAATCAAGAATTATTTATTCCAGAAAAAATAAAACTAGATATTGATTTCAATAATGGATTTCTTGAAATTTTGCCTTCGATAGAAATTAAAAACACAATTGGATTTACCAATATGTTTGATAAATTTCCGATGGTTCATAATGTATATCCAGTATTAGGAGATAATGGAGAAACAACGAGAGTAGTAATTTCTGAAAATCAAAAAACAGAATTACAGAAAGTAAAAGCGAAAAGAAAAATTTCAGACCGTAACGACATTCAAGAAATTATTGAACACCCCGAATTGTTCTTTAATGATGAGGAAGTAGATTTTACTGTTTTTTACAGTGACAGAGTAAAAGAAATTGGCATTTACAGTCCAAAGTTCTACCCTTTCGCAAGCCCGTACAAATCACAATGGATTCCCGGAATTATTATTAAAGACAAGGTACTTGGAGAAAAAAGAATTTATTTTAAGTCGCAAGAAAAGCTCTCTGATTTCATAGAACAAAAAGAAAATGCAGTTAAGAAAAATAAGCAAACAGTTCAATGGGAAGACGCTGAAATACCAATTGAAGACGCTGAAAAGTTTATTAAAACCGCTAAGAAGCAGTTTGAAAATCCAAATAAACCTGTAAAGCAAGAAAAGAAAACAGACCACGAAGTACTTATAATTAAAGAAAATGCAGAATTGACTGAATTTTCTAATGGAAATGAATTACCAGAAAACTTAAAACACAAATTTTATAGCATTTCGAATTTAGAAAACGGAATTACTTTAAAAGAACATCAGAAGGAAGGGATTTCTTGGTTACAATCCTTGTTCAAAGAAAACTTTGCGGGTGGGTTATTGGCCGATGATATGGGATTGGGTAAAACTTTGCAATTATTGTATTTTCTTGAATGGCATTGCCAATATTGCAATGATAACAAACCTTATTTGATTGTAGCACCAGTAAGTTTGCTTGAAAACTGGGAAAATGAATATCAGAAATTTTTCAGCTCACAAAATCTATCACTATGCAGATTGTATGGTTCAGTTTCTTTGACAAAGGAAAACAATCCAGCAAAAAATCAGCAAGACGCAAAACGATTACAATTCAAACAAATAATTTTAACCAATTATGAAACATTAAGGTCATATCAAATTAGTTTGGGATTGGTTGACTTTGCAGTAATTGCTCTTGATGAAGCACAAAAAATAAAAACACCAGGAACGCAAATAACAAACGCCAGCAAAGCCTTAAAAGCAGATTTCAAAATTGCGATGACAGGTACACCGGTAGAAAATACGTTGGTGGATATTTGGTGTTTAATGGACTTTGCAGTTCCCGGACTTTTAGGTAATGCCAAAGACTTTGCAAAGGAATATCAAAAGCCATTGAGTGATGAAAACACTGACATTATACTATTGACCGAACAGCTTCGTAGCAATATTGGCGTTTTTATCAAAAGAAGATTGAAAAGTGATGTCGCAAAAGATTTACCAACAAAACACGACAACGAAAAATCAAGGTTTAAGAAAATAATGCCATCAATTCAGTTAAACCGCTACAAACAGGAAATTGAAATGGCAAATAATTCAGAATTAGAAGGAGTAGAAAAAAGAAATCAAAAACTAAAATCTCTTTGGGCGATAAGAGATATTTCGGACCATCCATTTTTATTAGAAAGTCAGATTTTGAATTTCACCAGCGATGAACTAATTGCAAGCTCATCCAAACTACAAACTACAATAGGGATTTTGGCTGACATACAATCAAAAGCTGAAAAGGTAATTATGTTTGCAGACAGAAGAGAAACACAAAAAATGTTGCAGAAAATAGTTTATGACATTTTTGGAATATTTGCCAGCATTATTAACGGAGATACACCAACTACAAAACAACTTGAAGGAAAATCGAAGTTAAGCAGACAACAAACAATTGACCGTTTCCAAACAGAAGATGGATTTAATATAATTATTATGTCGCCTATTGCAGCAGGGGTTGGATTGAATGTTACGAAAGCAAATCATATTATACATTACACGCGACATTGGAATCCGGCAAAAGAAGAGCAGGCCACTGATAGAGCCTACCGCATTGGACAACAAAAAGAAGTGTTTGTTTACTATCCTATGGCGATATTTCCAGAAGATATGAAAGATGAGCATGGCAATAGAATAAAATCCTTTGATGAAATTCTTGACACGTTATTGAATAACAAAAAAGCTTTGGCAAGCAATACCCTTTTTCCGACTGAACAAGCCGAACTGACACCAGACGAATTGTTTGGAAATATATTTGGAACAAAAACAGAAAGTAAACCAAAGGTTCAAACGATTACAGACATAGACCGCTTGAATCCAAATTTATTTGAAGCGACAATAGCAGCATTATACAACAAACAAGGTTTTGAAGTTTATCTTACGCCATATTCCAACGACAAAGGAGTTGATGTTGTCGTTTTGAAGAATGGAGAAAATTATCTTATACAAGTCAAACAAACAAAATCATTGGTTGGAAATGAAGCAATACAAGAAATTTACACAGCTAAAAATTATTATCAAACTCAATTTAAAAACCAGTTTAAGTTACTTATTATTACAAACAACGAGTACAGTACATCAGCTAAAATTCTTGCGAAATCAAATGATGTTGTCTTAATCAATCGTACTGATTTAGAAAAAATAATAAATACATTCCCAATAACTTTGCAGGAGATTACTAAATTAGAAACACAACGAATGTTAAGAATATAG
- a CDS encoding EH signature domain-containing protein: MPTTQDILQFHFSPTTFQQSAKKIIPITLASLNDHRIDKLQKITEEVGANPFPEPPNNLIPQVFRKFKNFIISKDTSFERRELRTLTYSLNYSEQSLTSIFSNENELKYALTLLESNWRDSFLVGLIDCFLKNWETIYPKSLEQVEHFINQKLDNYSGNRSSIASFKNNKRFFNSKNGDLILGDTIAKLNRPIQEATKILGVPESWFDYPYFSKVIVTYYERNKAKIADEVENLNDVLQKHNSSVTNKRLISKIIIQANQPEFAMVQDKIKKVAFTQIGDPSNISNWTAFENATEIEKREIIQGRNILNEWITQQFINVFFNVCINDERRKKFWLRFASKISSFKVYGPVHTKSILKRDEKITEYIDARFETVSSRRDVSAFILYIGDYMLIEFSNEGYACCAYKINSLNKPNLNYKLNSVDDLRNSSLPLAIQSDSNYYYTNEEGRLFHNENWQHKFNHWLNEKVFK; encoded by the coding sequence ATGCCAACAACCCAAGACATATTACAATTTCATTTTTCACCAACTACATTTCAGCAGTCGGCAAAAAAGATTATTCCGATTACTCTTGCGTCGTTGAACGACCATCGAATTGATAAGCTTCAAAAAATAACAGAAGAAGTCGGAGCAAATCCTTTTCCTGAACCACCAAATAATCTCATTCCACAAGTTTTTAGAAAATTTAAAAATTTTATCATTAGTAAAGATACAAGTTTTGAACGGAGAGAATTAAGAACGCTTACCTATTCCTTGAATTATTCAGAACAAAGTTTAACTTCCATTTTCAGCAATGAAAATGAGTTGAAATATGCTTTGACTTTATTAGAATCAAACTGGCGTGATTCATTTTTAGTTGGTTTGATAGATTGCTTTTTGAAAAATTGGGAAACAATATATCCGAAATCATTAGAGCAAGTAGAGCATTTTATCAATCAAAAATTAGACAATTATTCAGGCAATCGAAGTTCAATAGCTTCATTCAAAAATAACAAAAGATTTTTCAACTCAAAAAATGGAGATTTGATTTTAGGAGATACAATCGCCAAACTTAACAGACCAATTCAAGAAGCTACAAAAATATTAGGCGTTCCTGAATCTTGGTTTGATTATCCTTATTTCTCAAAGGTTATTGTAACTTATTACGAAAGAAACAAAGCCAAAATTGCAGATGAGGTTGAAAACCTGAATGATGTATTGCAAAAACACAACAGCTCAGTTACCAATAAAAGGTTAATCAGTAAAATTATCATCCAAGCAAACCAACCTGAATTTGCAATGGTACAAGATAAAATAAAAAAAGTCGCCTTCACTCAAATTGGTGACCCAAGTAATATTTCAAATTGGACAGCTTTTGAGAATGCAACAGAAATTGAAAAGCGAGAAATAATTCAAGGACGAAATATTTTGAACGAGTGGATTACGCAACAATTTATCAATGTGTTTTTCAATGTTTGCATTAATGATGAAAGACGAAAGAAATTTTGGCTTCGTTTTGCTTCAAAAATATCATCTTTCAAAGTTTATGGACCTGTTCATACTAAAAGTATTTTAAAACGAGATGAAAAAATAACCGAATATATAGATGCCAGATTTGAAACAGTTTCAAGTAGAAGAGATGTTTCTGCTTTTATTTTATACATTGGCGATTATATGCTGATTGAATTTAGCAATGAAGGTTACGCCTGTTGCGCATATAAAATCAACAGCCTTAATAAACCAAATCTCAACTATAAATTAAACAGCGTTGATGATTTAAGAAATAGCTCGTTACCATTAGCTATACAAAGCGATTCAAATTACTATTACACAAACGAAGAAGGACGTTTATTTCACAATGAAAATTGGCAACATAAGTTTAATCATTGGTTAAATGAAAAAGTATTCAAATGA